From Oryza sativa Japonica Group chromosome 4, ASM3414082v1, one genomic window encodes:
- the LOC4335734 gene encoding probable BOI-related E3 ubiquitin-protein ligase 3 produces MAVQAQRLAQAFPYDLHAAASGGALFLDELAGECAPPMAAVEGIGGAVVFGGDNGEYGFVERKRPRVAAGLLEDQRAVLAHAMAAPLQGILPFGDVAGRAACAGAASTSGRRMDGAGGISQGLLSQLYHHGVEIDALVRLEAERMRAGLEEAQRRHVRALVAAAARATTGRVRAAEAELERARCRNAELEEKLRQVSAEGQAWMGVAKSHEAVAAGLRATLDQLLLQSPCAAAAAAASAGEGDAEDAHSCCFETPAAAADVAVSTATSCKACRVAEASVLLLPCRHLCLCGACEAAADACPVCAATKNASVHVLLS; encoded by the exons GTGCAGGCGCAGCGCCTCGCCCAGGCTTTCCCTTACGACCTccacgcggcggcgagcggcggcgccctgTTCCtggacgagctcgccggcgagtgCGCGCCGCCcatggcggcggtggaaggGATCGGGGGCGCGGTGGTGTtcggcggcgacaacggcgaGTACGGGTTCGTGGAGAGGAAGCGGCCGCGCGTGGCGGCGGGTCTGTTGGAGGACCAGCGCGCGGTCCTGGCGCacgcgatggcggcgccgctgcAGGGGATCTTGCCCTTCGGGGATGTGGCGGGCAGGGCGGCGTGCGCCGGCGCGGCGTCCACCAGCGGGAGGAGGATGGACGGTGCGGGCGGAATCTCGCAGGGCCTTCTTTCGCAGCTCTACCACCATGGCGTGGAGATCGACGCGCTCGTTCGGCTCGAG GCCGAGCGGATGCGCGCGGGGCTGGAGGAGGCGCAGCGGCGGCACGTCCGGGCGctggtggcggccgcggcgcgcgccacGACGGGGAGGGTGCGTGCGGCGGAGGCCGAGCTGGAGCGCGCGCGCTGCCGCAACGCGGAGCTGGAGGAGAAGCTCCGCCAGGTGAGCGCGGAGGGGCAGGCGTGGATGGGCGTCGCCAAGAGCCacgaggccgtcgccgccggcctccgcgccaCGCTCGAccagctcctcctccagtccccctgcgccgccgccgccgccgccgcctccgcggggGAAGGCGACGCCGAGGACGCCCACTCGTGCTGCTTCGagacccccgccgccgccgccgatgtcgCGGTCTCCACGGCGACGTCGTGCAAGGCATGCCGTGTCGCGGAGGCGTCCGTGCTGCTGCTCCCGTGCCGCCACCTGTGCCTGTGCGGCGCctgcgaggccgccgccgacgcttgCCCCGTCTGCGCCGCCACCAAGAACGCCTCCGTCCATGTCCTCCTCTCCTGA